The Natrinema pellirubrum DSM 15624 region CGATGGAGTCGATGCACTTCTACTCCAACCTCGACAAGCCGCTGAAGATCGAGGGCGAGTACCACATGGGCGACAGCCACATGAACACGCCCACGAAGTCGCTGTGGGTCGCCGGCTCGAACTCGATCCTGGGCAACGCGAAGGGATCGTACAAGATCATCGAGGGGCTGCTCCGGACCGGGAAACTCGAGGCGTTCTTCTGTAACGAGTGGTGGTGGACGATGACCTGCGAGTACTCCGATATCGTGTTCCCGGCGGACTCGTGGGCCGAACAGAACGTCCACGACCTCACCGCCTCCGTCACCAACCCCTTCCTGATGGTGTTCCCGGAGACGGGCATCGACCGCGTCTACGACACGCGCCACGACTGCCAGATCTATCAGGGCGTGGCGGAGAAACTGGCCGAGAAACTGGACGAACCCCGCCTCGAGCAGATGTGGGAGTTCATCGATGAGGACGAGTACAGGGGCAAACCCTACGTCCAACGGATCCTCGACAACTCCAACATGACGAAGGGGTATGACGCCGAGACGCTCATCGAGAAGGCCGAACGCGGCGAACCGGCCCTGATGATGAGTACGACCTACCCCAAGAAGATCGGGACCAGACAGGCCAACGACGACGAACCCTGGTACACCAAGACCGGACGGCTCGAGTTCCTCCGCGAGGAGGAGACCTGGACCGAGGTGGGCGAGACCCTCCCGGTCCATCGGGAGGCGGTCGACGGCACCATCTACAAACCCAACGTCATCGTCGACGACGGCGACCACCCGCTCATCGACCCGGAGACCCCCGACGATCTGGGCTGGGACGACGACAACATCGAGGACGCCTCCGCCCGCCAGGTCCGCAACGAGGTCGTGAGTACCGACGCCCTCGTGAACTCGAGTCACCCCCTGCAGGACGTCGATCCCGGGTTCAAGTACTCCTTTATGACCCCCAAGTACAGACACGGCGCACACACGTTCTGTAACGCCCTGCCGAACATCGCCGTCTGGTGGGGGCCGTTCGGCGACCGGGACCGCAAGGACGATCGCAAACCGTACTTCGGCGAGGGCTACGTCGAGATGAACCCCGAGGACGCCAAGGAAGAGGGATTCGAAGACGGTGACTACGTGTGGGTCGACGCCGACCCCAACGACCGGCCGTACCCCAGCGCCAACGGGGATCCCGACGAGTACTCGCGAGCGCTGATGCGGGTGCGATACCAGCCCGCCATGCCGCGGGGCGTGACCCGAAGTTGGCACAACCTCAACCAGGCCAGCCACGGGACGACCGAGGCGACGCCCGACCGAACGGGCATGGCCAAAAACGAGGAGACCGACTACGTGTCGCTGTACCGGCGCGGGGGCCACCAGAGCATGACCCGCTCGTGGCTCCGGCCGACCATCTTGACCGACGAGATGAACCGCAAGGGACTGATGGGCCAGTCCATCGGCAAGGGCTTCGCCCCGGACGTCCACTGTGCCAACGGCGCACCCAGAGAATCGTTCGTCAAGTTCGAGAAGGAAGGCGACGCCGGCGAGGACGGCGAAGGGCTGTGGCGACCCGCCGAGATGGGGCTACGGCCCGGCTACGAAACCGAGACGATGCAGCGGTATCTCGACGGCGACTTCACGTCAACGGAGGGTGACTAACGATGCCAACAGTCGACAACTGGCAACTCGGCCGCGAGATGGAGTACCCCTACGAGGGCGCACGCCCCGACGACCAGTGGGCCGGCGTCTTCGACCTGAACAAGTGTATCGAGTGCCAGACGTGTACCCTGGCCTGCAAGACCACGTGGACCCACGGCGAGGGCCAGGAACACATGTTCTGGAACAACGTCGAAACCAAACCCTACGGCTCCCACCCGGTTGGCTGGGACAAGCGCACCCTCGAGGATCTCGACCCCGGCGACTGGGAGGACGGTACCTACGAGGGCGACACGATCTTCGAGGCCAACGGGACCGACTGGGACGATCCGGAGAACAATCCCCAGGAATCCCAGCAGGCGGCCGGGGAGCTGGCCGGCTTCTTCCCGGGGACCGACGACTGGCGATATCCGAACCTCGGCGAGGACGAGATCGCCGGCGACTCGATGGAGTCGATCACCCACTTCGACGAGGAGACCCACCCCGTGTGGTTCTTCTACCTCCCGCGGATCTGCAACCACTGTACGTACGCCGCGTGTGCCGGCTCCTGTCCGGTCCCCGCCATCTACAAGCGCGAAGAGGACGGCGTCGTCCTCATCGACGAGGACTCCTGTCAGGCCTTCCAGCAGTGCAACGAGGCCTGCCCCTACAAGAAGGCGATCTT contains the following coding sequences:
- a CDS encoding 4Fe-4S dicluster domain-containing protein; protein product: MPTVDNWQLGREMEYPYEGARPDDQWAGVFDLNKCIECQTCTLACKTTWTHGEGQEHMFWNNVETKPYGSHPVGWDKRTLEDLDPGDWEDGTYEGDTIFEANGTDWDDPENNPQESQQAAGELAGFFPGTDDWRYPNLGEDEIAGDSMESITHFDEETHPVWFFYLPRICNHCTYAACAGSCPVPAIYKREEDGVVLIDEDSCQAFQQCNEACPYKKAIFNPAESKSQKCIGCYTKTEQGKAPQCFENCLGKIRLHGYINPPDEADESDPMAEPTNPLDFVVHQKELAKPLYPQFGLEPNVYYVPPITAPTDYLSQMFGPGVEDAIATYRAMRNGDEPALKGLFKLMGSTEWSITAFEIDGDEAVGYYEGDEVGRVPITEPTTERDRYDEDEDVYRLDIT